Below is a window of Synechococcus sp. RSCCF101 DNA.
AGCTGCCGCCAGCTCACGGCAAACACTCCCAGCCAGAGCTGAACCAGCTCCAGGCGCCCGAGCTCCGCAGGAGCGGCCAGGGTCAGCCGGGCCAGCCAGTGCTCCTGAAGCGCAGCCGCCTTGGTGCGCCGGCATCGCTGACGGGCCGCTCCCTGCGGCTGCTGCCGGCACGGCCGGCCCGGAATCGGAGACAGACCGCTGCTGAGCATGACGGGATTGGCCGCGGGAACCGGACAGGCCTGGGCTCACGATCGCACCGACGCTCATGCAGTGTGTGGACCAGCGACGTCCTGCTGATGCCCGACCACCCGGCCCCGGCACCAGAACCCAGGACCGGAAGCCCCGGACGAAACGCCGCGATCGAGTGGCTGCGCGCCCTCTCGATCCTCTACATCGTGGCCTACTGGCATCTGCTCGGCTACGCACCGGCCATTCGGGACTTCAAGAACCCCGTCAACAGCCGCATCACGGTGGTGGTGCTGGCCCTGTTCCTGTTCGTGTCGGGCCATCTGATCGGCAGAGGCCTGCAGCGCTCACCCGGCGTGCGGCGCTTCTACCAGCGCCGCCTGGTGCGGATCTACCCCCCCTATCTGCTGGCCCTGCTGTTGTTCGAGGCCAGCGGCCTGCTCTGGCGCAACCAGTTCCTCGAATCGGCCGTGCTGATCTCGGCCCTCACCGGCGATCCGCCCCTCACCCTCTGGTTCATCACGGTGCTGATGGTGGATGTGCTGCTGGCCCCCTGGTTGCTGCTGCTGCGCCGGAGGGTCAATCCGGCGGGGAGCCGCTCCGGCGATGGCTGGCTGCTGCTGGCGCTGCTGGTGCTGCCGTTGCTGCTGGCCTGGCTGGTGCAGGGGCCCGACCCGCGCCTGTTCTTCTATTTCCCGGCCTTCGCCGCCGGTCTGCTGGCACCGCTGCCGGGCCCGGGCGACAACCGGGCCGGGCGGCTGGCCCTGCTGGGCACTGCGGCGGGGCTGGCCGGCGGGCTGGTGCTCTCGATCTCGGCCGGGGGGGTGAGCGAGTCGAACATGGCCCACATGCCCCTCACCCTGTTCGGGGCCTGGTTCCTGGTGCTCGCGACCAACCGGCTGCTGGCCGGTCGGCGCACCCCCTGGCTGATCGCCCAGCTGGGGCTGGCCAGCTACTTCATGTACCTCTTCCACCGGCCCCTGTTCAAGCTGTTCACCGGCTGGTTCATGCCCGGCAGTGCCGGCGCTCAGCTCGCCTGGCTGCTGCTCGGCTGCGTTCCCCTGATCGCCCTGATCTCCTGGGCCGGCCAAATCGGTTACGACGCCCTGGTGACCCGCCTGCAGACGGCCGGACGGCCCGATCCGGCAGCGACCGCAGCCCCTGACCGATGATCGGCCGCGTCGCCACCCCAGCCGCCGTGCCCCGCCCCCTCACGCTCATCGCCGGCCCGTGCGTGATCGAGAGCCCGGAGCTGGTGCAGGAGGTGGCCGAGCGGGTGCAGGCCATCTGCGCTCCGCTCGGCATCGATTACATCTTCAAGGCCAGCTTCGACAAGGCCAACCGCAGTTCCGGCGCCTCCTTCCGCGGCCCCGGCATGGAGAAGGGGCTGGAGATCCTGGCGGGGCTGCGCCAGCGGCTCGGGGTGAAGCTGCTCACCGACATCCACGAATCACACCAGGCCGAAACTGTGGCCGAGGTGGTGGATGTGCTGCAGATCCCGGCTTTCCTCTGCCGCCAGACCGACCTGCTCCTGGCCGCCGCCTCGGCCGCCCTGGCCCACGGCCGCATCCTGAACATCAAGAAGGGCCAGTTCCTCGCCCCCTGGGACATGGCCCAGGTGGTGGCCAAGCTGGGCGAGGCGGGCCTGGGGGCGGACAGCGGCCGGCTCTGGCTGACCGAGCGGGGCAACAGCTTCGGGTACAACACACTGGTGGTGGATTTCCGCGGCCTGCCGCAGCTGGCTGACCTGGGCTGCCCGGTGATCTTCGATGCCACCCACTCGGTGCAACAGCCCGGCGGCAGGGGCAGCAGCAGCGGTGGCCAGCGGGAGTTCGCCGCCCCCCTGGCCCGGGCCGCCGTGGCCGTGGGTGTGGACGGGCTGTTCATGGAGGTGCATCCCGATCCGGACCGGGGCCTCAGCGACGGGCCCAACATGATTCCGCTACATCGGCTCGGGCCCCTGCTGGAGCAGCTGCAGGCGATCCGCGCCGCCGTGGGCGACAGCCCCGCCACCAGCAGCCTGTGAGCCGGGCCTCCGCCCTGCGGGACGACCTGGGCTGGTGGCGGCGCGGCTGGCTGCGGGAGTGGCTGCAAGGGCGCGTCGATCCGGCCGAGTGGCAGGCCCTGGCGGCCTACCGGGGCCTGCTGATGCAGGCCTTCGATCAGCGCCCGTTTCACCCCGAGCTGGTGCCCCGCCTCTGGCTGAAGGGCGAGTGGATCCCCCCGGCGGAACTCAAACCCTTCTTCTCGCCCTCGCGCCGCGAACGGGACAACGCCTCCCACCACTACGGCCACGACGTGCAGCTCAAGCGCCACGCCGGGCTGCCCCTGGTGGGCCGGGCCATGCCGTTCCTGCTGGAACACGGGCTCAAGGTGTCGCGCGAGGCGAGCTTCGAAGCGCCGCGGCCCTGGAGCCGCGGCTACCTCTGCATGGGACCGTTGCGGGCCCAGTGGCTGCGGGAACGCCACGGCCTGCCCGCTCATGCCATCGGCCCCTGGATCCACTACGCCCGGCCGGTGCTCGACCCCGAGCCCCTGGCGGAGCTGCGCCGGCAGCTGGGGCCCACCCTGCTGGTGGTGCTGGCCCACAGCTGGGACCTGGTGGAGCGCCAGAACGATCTGCCCGCCGCCATCGCCGGAATCCGTGAGATCGTTGCCCGCAGCGGCTACCGCCGGGTGATCTGGCTGCGGCACTGGAAGGACCCCGCCTCCCTGCCCCTGCCGGAGGACTGGATTCTGGCCTGCAACGGCCACCGCTCCAACCCCTGGTTCCTCGATGCGATGCGTACCCTGCTCGAACTCGCCGATGGCATGGCCAGCAACGCCTTCGGCACCCATCTGGGCTACGCGGTGCACCTCGGCCGGGGCCTGCACTGGCTGGGCTCGGACGCCGAGCAGGACCTCTCGGGCCTGACCGGCCCCCAGGCCGAGCGGGAGCGGATCGAATGGCAGCGCCGCAACGCCCTGAGCGATGAGCTGGCCGCCCGCCTCGCCGAAGGCGACCCGGAGCCGGTGCGGCAGCTGCTCGAGCCCTACTGGGGCTTCGACCACAGCCGCAGCCCCGCCGCCCTGCGCGGCCTGCTCCGCTCCGGCCGAGCGAACGGTTGATGACGGTCCTGATCCCCGACCTGCTCGCAACGAGCAGCTTCCCGGAGGAGGCGCCCTATCGGGTCACCGAGATGATGACCAGGCCGGGGCTGATGCTGGCGCTGGCCATCGTGCAGCTGGTCATGGCCGGCCTGATGAGCCGCTGGACGCGGCCCCGACCCTGGTGGGCAGCCGCGGGAGTACTGCTGGCCATCGCGGCGGTGTTCTTCGCGCTGGCCAACTGGGGCACCAGCGACATCGCCCGCTTCAACCACTTTCTCGGCGTCGATCCCACCCGGGTGCTCGACGAGCCCTTCTGGCTGCTGCTGGCCCCCCTGATCGTGGCCCTGCCCTACCGGATGGCTTCCGTGCAGGGCCTGGTGGCCGCCGGCTATGCCCTGGTGCCCATGCTGCTGGCCCGCAGCTGGGGCGTGGCCCGCTGGGGCGGCTGGTGGGCGCTGGGGCTGATCTGGAGTCCGCTGCTACGCAACTTCCTCCAGAACGGCGTCACCCGCCAGGCGCTGGCCACCGTGCTGATCACCCCGGTGCTGGTGCGCGCCGCCGGCTGGGCCAGGCCGGCCTGGCCCTGGCTGGCAGGATCGGTGCTGGCCAGCGCCCTGGCCCACCACAGCCTGCCGGGCACCCTGGCCCTGGCCCTGCTGCCGGCCCTGCTGCGGCCCGGCCTGCTGCGTGAGGGTCCGCGGCTGCCCCTGGCCCTGGAGGGCCGGGCCCGCTGGATCGCCGGGCTGCTGCTGCTGGCCGGTGCCGCGGTTGTGCTGGCCCTGATCGGCCCCCTGGTGCTCGACAAGGTCGAGTTCTATTTCACGCGCTCGTCGTACTTCAACTCCTATGCCCTCAAGGGCGCCGTGTTCTGGATGGAGGCCGCCTCGTTCGTCACGGTGCTGCTCACCATCTGGCGAGCCCGGCTGCGCCGCTGTGATCTGGCCGGCTGCCACGAGAGCCGCACCGTGCTGGTGTTCACCCTGCTGCTGGTGGCGGTTCAAATCACCGTCTGGCAGGACTGGGGCGCCCCGATCACCAGCCGCTTCCTCGATCCGGTGGGCCTGATCTGGATGCTCTCCCTGATGGCCTTCACCCGCCGCCACGGTTGCCCCTGGGCCCTGATCCCGGTGCTGCTGGTGAGCGGCGTGTACTTCATCGACGACCGCATCATTTTCTCCGGCACGATCCGCTGCCATGTCGACGACCAGTTCCTCTGCCTGCCGGACCGCCCGCCCTGGGCGGTGACCCACTGATGGCCGCCGCGGCGGCCGCCGCCGCCGGCATGACCCCACCCGGACCGGAGGCGCCCCTGAGCATCCTCACGGTCTGCATGAACCGGAGCCACCACCTGCAGCGCAGCGCTGTGGAGGTGGCCCGCTGGCCCCACCACCAGGAGCATCTGGTGGTGGACTGGAGCAGCCGCGAGCCCCTGCGGCGCCAGGACCTGCCCGCCGACTGGCGCCTGCGGCTGATCCGGGTGGAGGGGGAGCGGCGCTGGAACCCGTCGCGGGCCTACAACTTCGCCGCCGCCCGGGCCCGTGGCGTCTGGCTGATGCGCATGGATGCCGACTGCTGGCCCACAGGCCGCTGCCGCCCGGCGGAGCTGCTGGCGCAGGCCGCCCTCTGGGTGGGCTGCGGCGGCGAGGGGCGCTACGGCCAGTTCCTGATGCCGCGCCGCTGCTTCGAGCGGGTGGGCGGCTTCAACGAGGCCATGGCCGGCTGGGGCTTCGAGGACAAGGACCTGCGGGCCCGCCTGCAGGTGCAGCAGCAGCTGCCGCTCGCCCTGCTGGACACGGCGGCGATCGGGGTGATCGAGCACAGCGATGCCGAGCGGGTCGGCCAGAGCGGCCGCCTGCAGGCCATGGCCCGGCAGCAGGCCCTGGCCGCCCTGCGGGCCTCCCGGCTGCACAACCGGCTCGTGGCCGCCCACCACCCCTGGGGGCAGGCCACCCCGGCCAGCCGCTACAGCCGCCTGCCACCGCCGGCCGGGGCGGGCGGGCCGCAGGGTGTCGGTGAACGCTGGCAGCTGCAGGCCGGAACCCTGCCGGCGCTGCCCGGGCCCCTGGCCGCCAGCCTGCGCCAGACGCGGCGGCGCCTGTTCTGGAGCACCCTGCTGGCGATCCCCGACGTGGCGGTGGAGGTGCTGCCCGAGAAGCTGCTGCCCGCTGATCGGGACGGCCGCTGGACGCTGCGCTGGTGGCACCGCCTCTACTGGCTGACCGTCCGGCCGCTGCTCTGGGCGCCGGTGGCCCTGCTCGGCCTCAGCCGCGGGCTGCGCGAGCGGTGTCTTGGATCAGCTGCCGCAGAGCCGCCAGGTGATGGGCCACCGTGAAGTGCGCCAGGGCCCGCTCGCGCCCGCAGGCACCCATGGCCGCCGCCGCCGCCGGATCGTCGGCCAGCTGAGCGATCGCCATGGCCATGGCGGCCACGTCGCCCTCCGCCACCAGGTGGCCGCTGCGCCCATCGAGCACCACCTCGGGAATGCCGGCATGGCGGGTCGCCACCACCGGCAGCCCGCTGAGCTGAGCCTCCATCACCACCACCGGTGAGCCCTCCTGGTCCCCGTCCGGTGCGGTGAGCGAGTGCTGCAGCAGGGCGCGGCTGCGCCGCATGCGCTCGGCGATCCGCCCGGGCGGTTCCACGCCGGCGAAGCTCACCCGACCGGCCACCCCCAGGGCCTCGGCCCGCTCCCGGCAGCGGGGCAGCAGCGGGCCATCGCCCACCATCACCAGCCGCAGCGCGGGCCGGCTGGCCGCGGCCTGCGCGAAGGCCTCCAGGGTCTGCAGCGGCCCCTTCTTGGCCACGAACCGGCCCACGGCCAGAAACGTGGGCGGCGCCGCGGCCGGGCTGCCACCGTGAAACAGCTCCGGATCGGCGCCGGAGGGGCTCACCAGCACCCGCAGCCGGCCCGCCTCCGGGCCCGCCAGCGCCAGCAGCCGCTCCCGCATCGGCTCCGACTTGACCACGATCGCCGCCGCCAGCTGGAACAGGCGCCGGTAGCGCCCGGCCAGGGCCTGGAAATGGCGGCGGGAGGAGGCATCCGAGCCCCGGAAATGCACGATCAGCGGCAACCCCGTGCGCGGCACCAGCTCCATCAGCCGCACGGCATGGAATCCGAATTCCGCCAGCACCACCTCGGGCCGTTCCCGCCGGCAGAGGCGCACGGCCACCGGGCTGACCACCGCCGTGGCCAGCCGGTGCAGCCCCAGGCGCGAGCAGGCCTTGCTCACCAGCACCGCCAGGCCGTAGAGCAGCCGCAGTCGGTCCCCGCGCCAGGGCCGCTCATCGCCGCAGACCACCACCGCCTGCTCGCCGAGACCGCGCAGGTTGGCGCGGATGAAGGTTTCGCTGGCCCGCCGGCGCGTGGGCACAAACAGCAGCAGCCGCGGCAGCGGGGACTCGCTCATGGCTGGCGGGCCGGCGGCGGCGGCGGTGCAGGCAGCCAGGGGTCGAGGGCATCGAGCAGGAGCTGCCGCACCCGGGCCGGATCCAGCCGCTGGTGCACCTCGAGAGCGGCCTGCCCCAGCCGCTGCCGCAGCGGCGCATCGGCCATGAGCCGCGCCAGCGCCTCCGCCAGAGCCTCCACAGCCGCCGGCTCGTCCTCGCCGGCCGGCACCAGCCAGCCGCTGCGGCCGGGGTCGATCAGCTCGGCCGGACCGCTGGGGCAGTCGGCTGCCAGGCAGGCCGTGCCGCTGGCCATGGCCTCCAGCAGCACGTTGGGAAAGCCCTCGTAGCGGGAGCTGAGCACGAACAGATCGGCCCGGTCATACCAGTCGGCCATGTTGCCCACCGGCCCCACCAGCAGCGGCCGCAGCGCCGCCTCGGCCGGCAGGGGCCAGTCCGGCGGCCAGGCCCCGGGCGGCAGCCCCGCGATCACCAGGCGCCAGCCCGGCAGGCGCGGCCCCACCGCCGCGAAGGCGGCCACCAGCCGATCGAACCCCTTCTGGTGCGGCTTGGTGCCAGCCGCCAGCAGCAGCCGCTCACCCTCCGCCAGCACGTTGCCTGGATCCACCGCAGGGCTGTGGCGGGGCAGGGGCCACTGCAGGGCGTTGGGCACCACGGCGACCCCGCCAGAGCGGGAGAGCAGCCGGCGGCGCCGCAGCCAGGCGGCGATCGAGTCCGTCTGCACCAGATGCCGGGCCGCGCGGGGATAGGTGAGACGCCGCAGCAGCCGCCAGAGGGGCGGCAGGGGCTTGAGGGCCGGATGGTTGCGCTCGGCCACCAGCACCGGGATGCCGGTGCCCCAGGCGGCCAGCAGCATCCGGATCGCCGGACGGGTGGTGATGGCCAGCACCAGATCGGGCCGGTCCGCCCGCAGCAGTCGGCGCAGCCGCAGCAGCGTCAGGGGCGGCCCCGGCTCCCGCCGGCGGACCAGACCCGGCGGCAACGCGTACACATCGGGCCGGGCGCCATGGCCCACCAGCACCTCCACCCGGTGGCCCTCCGCCAGCAGCCAGCCGGCCCACTGCAGCGCCACCCGCTCCGCCCCGCCCAGGCCGAGCGCGTGAATGCTGATCAGCACCCGGGCCATGGCCTCAGCTCCAGAGGGCCCGCAGGCCGGAGCGCAGCTGGGGGGTGTCGGCATTGAGGGCCGCCAGGGCGAAGGCCGGCGGCTCACCGCGGCCGGTTGCCGCTCCGGCCTCGCACCAGGCCGACACCCCATCCAGCAGCTCCTGCACCAGGGCCCGGTGGTCCTCCTTCGGGCGGCAGACGGCGTAGCGCGGCTGCTGCAGCTCGTCGCGCAGGGCGGTGAGGTCCGCCCGCAGCGGCTCGGGCCGGGCCGGAGCCTGCAGCACCAGGCAGCGGCAGAGGTTGCTGCTCAGGCGCAGCATCACATCGGCGGGGATCCGCTGCGGCTCCAGCCGCTGCCAGAGCTGATGGGCCGCCTCCCCCTGGGCGGGGAGCGCGTCGATCTGCCTCAGCATCAGCCGCAGATGGGCCAGGGCGCTCCAGCTGGAGATCAGCCGCTTGAGCCGGTTCTCCCGGTTGCGGCGGCGGCAGCGCCACGTGGAGGGCTGGGCGGCCAGCGCCGCGGCCGAGCGCTCCAGGGCCCCACAGAGCACAGCGGCGCGGTCGCGGTCGCCCTCGCGCACCGCCCACCAGGCCAGGGCGACGCGGGCATAGGCCCGCTGGTGCTCCGCCAGACCCGGCATCTCAGCCAGTCCTTCGAGCAGGTGGGCCTCATCGCCGGGGTCCGCCGGCCGCAGCGCCCGGCGGAAGAGCAGCTGCTCCACCAGGGCCGTGCGGCGGCGGCCCGGCCCCATCACCTCGAGGGCCGCCAGGGCAGCGGGTCCATCACCGGCGTCCAGCGCCCCAACCACCGCCTCGGCATCAGCGACGGCGCCAGCGCCACCGGAGCGCCAGCGCTGCACGGTGAGCAACAGCAGCAGGGGCCAGGCCCAGAGCGGCCGCAGCAGCCACCAGCTCCAGCGGTGGCGGCGCTGCAGGCGGAAGCGGCCCTGCCGATCGGCCGGCAGCAACCCCACGGGCAGCCGCAGCACCAGCTCCTCCGGCAGGGCCAGGAACAGACCCCAGAACACGCGCCGGCGCAGGCCGCGCACCTCCTCCTGCACCTCCACGCCCGGATCGGGCACGCTGGCCTCGATCACCCGCAGCGCCCCGGTGTCCGGATCCGCCGCATAGCGGCTGCGGGGGCTGCGGGCCGACCAGGGGCAGCGGGCGGCGAGGCTGCGGTTCGCCAGGGCCGTGGCCCGCTTCTGGGCCCGCGCCTGACAGAGGGCCAGCGGGCTCTCCCGGCCGGGAGACGCGCTGGCCGCCTCGATCCGGTCATCAGCCCGCAGCACGGCCGAGTGGCGGATCACCCCGAGGCTGCGGGCCGGCAACACGCCGGGAGGCTGCGGCAGGGCGGCGGTGATGCGGGCCTTCAGGTCCTTGTCGTCGAAGCCGTAACCGAGCAGGTGCTCGTTGTAAGCCCCCACCGCCTCGATCAGGGTCCGATCCATCAGCCACTGGCCGATGCGCCCGTCCGGCCCGCTGCCGAAGGCGCAGAGGGCGTCATCCCCGGCGAGCCGATCCGGATGGGGCAGATCGATCGGCCAGCAATCGGCATCGAGCTTGAACAGGCAGCTACCGCTGGCCAGGCTCAGGGCCAGGTTGTAGGCCCGGCACAGATGCCAGTGCCGCTCCCCCTCCACCCGCACCAGCCGCAGCCGTGGGTCGGTTGGCAGATCCTGCCGCTGCAGCGGCACCCGGCTGCTCCAGTCGAGGATCAGGTGCTCCCCGTGGTGGGGCCAGCGGGCCACGGCGGCGGCTGTCTGCAGCAGGTGGGCCCGCCGGTTCATGCACACGGTCACCACGCTGACACTGCGGGGCATGGGCGTCAGGCCGCTGTTCCGGTCAGCCGGGCCACATCCGCCAGCATGGCGCCGGTCCGGGTCCGGTAGGTGTGGGCTCCGGCCACCGCCAGCCGCCGGTCGAGGGGGG
It encodes the following:
- a CDS encoding acyltransferase encodes the protein MPDHPAPAPEPRTGSPGRNAAIEWLRALSILYIVAYWHLLGYAPAIRDFKNPVNSRITVVVLALFLFVSGHLIGRGLQRSPGVRRFYQRRLVRIYPPYLLALLLFEASGLLWRNQFLESAVLISALTGDPPLTLWFITVLMVDVLLAPWLLLLRRRVNPAGSRSGDGWLLLALLVLPLLLAWLVQGPDPRLFFYFPAFAAGLLAPLPGPGDNRAGRLALLGTAAGLAGGLVLSISAGGVSESNMAHMPLTLFGAWFLVLATNRLLAGRRTPWLIAQLGLASYFMYLFHRPLFKLFTGWFMPGSAGAQLAWLLLGCVPLIALISWAGQIGYDALVTRLQTAGRPDPAATAAPDR
- the kdsA gene encoding 3-deoxy-8-phosphooctulonate synthase, producing the protein MIGRVATPAAVPRPLTLIAGPCVIESPELVQEVAERVQAICAPLGIDYIFKASFDKANRSSGASFRGPGMEKGLEILAGLRQRLGVKLLTDIHESHQAETVAEVVDVLQIPAFLCRQTDLLLAAASAALAHGRILNIKKGQFLAPWDMAQVVAKLGEAGLGADSGRLWLTERGNSFGYNTLVVDFRGLPQLADLGCPVIFDATHSVQQPGGRGSSSGGQREFAAPLARAAVAVGVDGLFMEVHPDPDRGLSDGPNMIPLHRLGPLLEQLQAIRAAVGDSPATSSL
- a CDS encoding glycosyltransferase family 2 protein produces the protein MAAAAAAAAGMTPPGPEAPLSILTVCMNRSHHLQRSAVEVARWPHHQEHLVVDWSSREPLRRQDLPADWRLRLIRVEGERRWNPSRAYNFAAARARGVWLMRMDADCWPTGRCRPAELLAQAALWVGCGGEGRYGQFLMPRRCFERVGGFNEAMAGWGFEDKDLRARLQVQQQLPLALLDTAAIGVIEHSDAERVGQSGRLQAMARQQALAALRASRLHNRLVAAHHPWGQATPASRYSRLPPPAGAGGPQGVGERWQLQAGTLPALPGPLAASLRQTRRRLFWSTLLAIPDVAVEVLPEKLLPADRDGRWTLRWWHRLYWLTVRPLLWAPVALLGLSRGLRERCLGSAAAEPPGDGPP
- a CDS encoding glycosyltransferase, which produces MSESPLPRLLLFVPTRRRASETFIRANLRGLGEQAVVVCGDERPWRGDRLRLLYGLAVLVSKACSRLGLHRLATAVVSPVAVRLCRRERPEVVLAEFGFHAVRLMELVPRTGLPLIVHFRGSDASSRRHFQALAGRYRRLFQLAAAIVVKSEPMRERLLALAGPEAGRLRVLVSPSGADPELFHGGSPAAAPPTFLAVGRFVAKKGPLQTLEAFAQAAASRPALRLVMVGDGPLLPRCRERAEALGVAGRVSFAGVEPPGRIAERMRRSRALLQHSLTAPDGDQEGSPVVVMEAQLSGLPVVATRHAGIPEVVLDGRSGHLVAEGDVAAMAMAIAQLADDPAAAAAMGACGRERALAHFTVAHHLAALRQLIQDTARAARG
- a CDS encoding glycosyltransferase, yielding MARVLISIHALGLGGAERVALQWAGWLLAEGHRVEVLVGHGARPDVYALPPGLVRRREPGPPLTLLRLRRLLRADRPDLVLAITTRPAIRMLLAAWGTGIPVLVAERNHPALKPLPPLWRLLRRLTYPRAARHLVQTDSIAAWLRRRRLLSRSGGVAVVPNALQWPLPRHSPAVDPGNVLAEGERLLLAAGTKPHQKGFDRLVAAFAAVGPRLPGWRLVIAGLPPGAWPPDWPLPAEAALRPLLVGPVGNMADWYDRADLFVLSSRYEGFPNVLLEAMASGTACLAADCPSGPAELIDPGRSGWLVPAGEDEPAAVEALAEALARLMADAPLRQRLGQAALEVHQRLDPARVRQLLLDALDPWLPAPPPPPARQP
- a CDS encoding glycosyltransferase family A protein; the protein is MPRSVSVVTVCMNRRAHLLQTAAAVARWPHHGEHLILDWSSRVPLQRQDLPTDPRLRLVRVEGERHWHLCRAYNLALSLASGSCLFKLDADCWPIDLPHPDRLAGDDALCAFGSGPDGRIGQWLMDRTLIEAVGAYNEHLLGYGFDDKDLKARITAALPQPPGVLPARSLGVIRHSAVLRADDRIEAASASPGRESPLALCQARAQKRATALANRSLAARCPWSARSPRSRYAADPDTGALRVIEASVPDPGVEVQEEVRGLRRRVFWGLFLALPEELVLRLPVGLLPADRQGRFRLQRRHRWSWWLLRPLWAWPLLLLLTVQRWRSGGAGAVADAEAVVGALDAGDGPAALAALEVMGPGRRRTALVEQLLFRRALRPADPGDEAHLLEGLAEMPGLAEHQRAYARVALAWWAVREGDRDRAAVLCGALERSAAALAAQPSTWRCRRRNRENRLKRLISSWSALAHLRLMLRQIDALPAQGEAAHQLWQRLEPQRIPADVMLRLSSNLCRCLVLQAPARPEPLRADLTALRDELQQPRYAVCRPKEDHRALVQELLDGVSAWCEAGAATGRGEPPAFALAALNADTPQLRSGLRALWS